The Acidobacteriota bacterium nucleotide sequence CGCGCGAAGAACTCCCGGCTCACGCCGGGGGCGCCGTCGAAGACCCCGCCGGAGATGGCGCAGGCGCCCGCGGCCACGACGATCCGTGGCTCCGGCGTCGCCAGGAGGGTGTCCTCCAGGGCCGCGGCCATGTTGGCGGAGACGGGCCCGGTGATCACGATGCCGTCGGCGTGCCGGGGGGAGGCCACGAACTCGATGCCGTAGCGCCCCATGTCGAAGTTCACGTTCCCGCAGGCGTTCAGCTCCGCCTCGCAGCCGTTGCACCCGCCCGCGGACACCTGCCGCAGCTTCAGCGAACGCTTGAACCGCTTCCGCAGGTCCGCCCGCACGACCACGGCCGGGCGGCCGCCGGCGGGCGTCCCGGCGCCCAGCACCAGGGACTCGCGGCGGTCCGACGCCAGCCGGTGCTCCACCGTGAACGCCAGCGCCCCGGCGGGGCAGGCTTTCGCGCACTCGCCGCAGAAGACGCAGCGCCCCAGGTCCAGGGACAGGGGCGACGGCGCGACGGCTTTCGACGGGCAGACGCCGGCGCAGGCGCCGCAGGCGGTGCACGCGTCGGGGCGGACCCCGGGGAGCCCGCGGAAGGGCGCGGCAACGGGGGCCGTCCGCGGGTCGGGCACCGCGGGGCGCCCGTGGCGGTAGCGGGAATAGATCAGGCGGTACATGAGGCGACTCCCATGGATGCCAGGATGTGGGAAACGGAACCACGAAATGCACGAAAAACGCAAAACAGATGAGCACCCGGAGTCTGCCTGGGCCCGGATCGGAGGTTGAAGGCTCGAGACCCGGTGGAAGCTACCGGAAGAGGCGCTCCTCGGACTGGTCTGACCTGTCTGACCGGTCGGACTGGTCGGACCGGTCGGATCCTTCCGGTCAATTCCAAGGCCGATACCGACGCTGCTGAGAGGCGGGGAGATAAGTTCATAAATCGAACCCGCAGTAAGAGAGGTTGAAGCTCTTGTTGCAGAGGGGGAAGTCGGAGATGCCGCACCCCCGCACCGCCAGGGCCAGGCCGAACCAGTTGTGGAAGGACGGGTCCACCACCTTGTGCCGGGCGATCCGGCCGGCGTCGTCGGTGATCCCCACGTGGACGGTCTCGCCCCGCCACCCTTCCACCATGGACACCGCGAGGTACGCCCCGGCCGCCGGCGGGATCGCCGTGCACCCCGCCGAGCCTTCCGGAAGGCCGCCCAGCCACGCGTCGATCATCGCCGCCGACCGGGCGATCTCCTGCACGCGGACCTCCGCCCGCGCCAGAACGTCCCCGCCCAGGGCCCGGACCCGGTCCAGGGCCGTCGCGCGGTACGTGCCCACGGGGTGGCTCCGGCGCACGTCCACCGGCAACCCCGAGGCCCGCCCCGCCGGGCCCACCAAGCCGATGCGCCGGGCGGTTTCGGGGCTGACGGTCCCGGTCCGCTCCATCCGGGAGAGGACCCCCGCCGAGGAGGCGACCACGTCGGCGATCAGGGCGGCGTCTGCAGCCACGGCCGCGAGGGTGCGGCGAATCCTCGCCGCGGTTTCCCCGTCGGGGTCGGGCCCCACGCCGCCGGGACGGACGAGCCCCCGCCCGTAGCGGCTGCCGCACAGGGCCAGGCTCGAGTTGATGGTCAGGGTGCGCAGGGCCCCGAAGATGGCGCTCCCCGACAGGTAGGCCACGTCGTTGCAGAGGGCGGAAAGGTCGCCCAGGTGGTTGCCCGCCCGTTCCAACTCGAGGCCGACGGCGCGGAGCGCGGCGCCGCGGTCGCCGACCCGGGCTTCCCCGAGGGCCTCCAGCAGGCCGCAACAGGCCCAGGCGTGGGCCACCGCCGAGTCGCCCGCGATGGACTCGGCCAGGAGGCACCGTTGGAGATCCCGCATTTGCGGTTCGGCTTCCAGCAGCGTCTCGACCCCCCGGTGCTGATAACCCAGCTGGATCTCCAGGTGGTGGACCCGTTCGCCGGTGCACTGGAAGCGGAAGTGCCCCGGTTCGATGACGCCGGCGTGCACCGGCCCCACCGCCACCTCGTGCACCTCCTCGCCCGCCATGGCGAAGAAGGGGTAGCTTTCGGGCTCGAGGGAGCGGTCGGCGCGATCCCACGCGTAGCGGACCGGCTTGAGCCACGGGTGGCCCTCCGGGCGCACGCCGAACTGCTCGAAGATTTCCCGTTCGAAGAGGTGCACCGCCGGGTTCCCGGGCGTGGCCGAGGGGAACGCCCCGCCGTCGGGGATCTTCGCCGACGCCGCGTGAAGGAGCGACCGGTCGTCGTCGGCCGTCACGGCCACCAACCGCACGCCGCCCGCTTCCCGGAGCCCGAAGAAGGCCACGACCCGGTGGCCCGCGTCACCCTTCTCCACCAGGTCCGACGCGAGGTCCGCGGGGTCCGCCACCGGGACGTCCCGCCACGGGGCCCGCTCCTGGTTTCGTATTTCCAACCATTTCATCATGACTCACCACCAACCCGGACAAGAACCACGAAATACACGAAAAACACGAAAAAAACGGATGCGACCGCAAAATCCTGCCCGAACGTCAACGCATTGCGGTCAAATCACCCGCCAAGGTATGCCGCGGCCTCCCGGAGGAGCCGGGTCAACGGGGCGACCGCCCAGCAGCCCACCGTCGCCGCCGCCAGGAGAAAAGCCGCCTGGGGCCAGTAGTTCGCCGCCGGGATGCGCCCCGGGCGAAGCTTCCCGATCGGCGTGCCGAAGGCCATCCCCAGCACCGAGCGCCCCATCCCGAAGACGATGACGGCGATCAGGAGCGCGAAAGGCACGATCATCCACCCCCAGCCCCGCCCCAGCATGGCCTGGATCATAAAGAACTCGCTCAGGAAGGCGGGGGACGGCGGGAAGGCAGCCAGGGCCGCGAAGCCCGCGAGCCAGAGCCCGCCGCTGGCCGGGTCGGCGCGGAGCACGCCGCGGACGTCGTCGATTTCCTTGGTGCGGTAGCGGTGGAGGATGTTCCCCGCGGTGAGGAAGCACCCCGCCTTGGCCAGGGAGTGGGAGGTCAGGTGGATGACGGCCGCCAGGAGGCCGATCCCGCCCAGCCCCGCCCCGATGGCGGCCAGGCCCATGTTCTCCACCGAGGAGTAGGCCAGGAGGCGCTTGTAGTTCCGGCTTCGCAGCACGAAGACGGCGCACACGAACAGCGAGAGGAACCCCATCACCAGCAGCAGGCGGGAGACGGCCTCGCCCCGCCCGGCCCGCTCCGCGATCTTCATGAAGCGCAGGATGCCCAGGAACGCCGTGTTGAGCAGCGCCCCCGACAGCATGGCGGAAATGGGGGAGGGCGCCTCGGCGTGGGCGTCGGGGAGCCAGGCGTGCACGGGGGCCAGCCCCACCTTGGTACCGAAGCCGACCAGCAGGAACGGGATGGAGAGCCCCAGCCAGAAGGGGTTGATGCCGCGGGCGTTCGCTTCCAGGTCGGCGAAGAAGAGGGTGTCCCCCGGGCCGAGCCCCATGGAGAGCAGCAGGATCCCCACGAAGGCCAGGGCGATCCCCACGGAGCAGATGAAGACGAACTTCCAGGTGGCCTCCAGGGCCGCCCGGTTCCCCTCGTAGTAGAGGAAGGGCGCCCCCGCCAGGGTCGTGGCTTCCATGAAGACCCACAGGAGCCCCAGGTGCGTGGAGAGGAGCAGGCCGGTCATGGAGAAGAGAAAGAGCAGCAGGAAGACCGCGTAGAAAGTGTGCCAGCGGGCGGTCAGGCCCGAGCGCTTCAGGAAGACGCCCTGGTAGAAGGAGGTCCCGAAGTTCAGGACGGACAGGAGGAGCAGGAAGAGGATGTTCAGCGGGTCGATGGCGAAGTACGGCGTCCAGGAATCCGGCCTCAGCCAGAGGGCGACCGTCCCTGCCAGGTGCCCGACGGCGAACAGCTTGATCACGAAGGCGTTCAGCCGGGGCGACCGGAGGGGCAGCAGCAGGGCGGCGAGGGCCAGGGGGGAGAGGAGAAGCAGCGCGATGACCATGAACGCCCCCTCAGTCCCGAAGGTGGACCAGGGCGTCCACCCGGGTCTCGTCCCAGGTGGACTTGATCTTGGTGACGAAGAGGCCCAGGAGGAAGATCAGCATGAAGACGTCCAGCAGGATCCCCAGGTGGACCAGGAAAGGCATCTCCCGGGCCACGGCCAGGGAGAGCAGGAAAATGCCGTTCTCCAGCATCATGTAACCGATGGCGTGGGTGATGAGCATCCGGCGCGTGACGATGAGCAGGAGCGCCAGCAGGATGACGGAGACCGCGACCCCGAAGTGAAAGGTCCGGTCGGCCCGCATGGCCCCCGTGGCGGTCCCGGCCAGGAAGAAGCCCAGGGCGAAGATGACGCCCGCCAGCACCAGGGAGTGGAAGGGGGAGAGCACCGGCGACAGATCTCGCCGAACCTCGTTCTTCCGGACCACCCGCAGCAGGAACAGCGGGATGACCACGGCCTTGAAGCCCAGGGTCTCCACCGCCGGGATCACGAAACTCCAGGGGTGCGACGGGTCGAACTCCAGCAGCACCAGGACGAAGAGGACCATCCCCTGCAGGGCCAGCACCCGCACGTACGACTCGAGCCGCCCCGTGGCGGCGCTGTAGAGCATGGTCACGCCGAAGAGCAGGATGAGGAAGTGGGTCATGAGAGGCCTCCGAATCGGCCGAGGAGCAGGATCACCAGGACCACCAACCCGTTGGCGGACATCAGCGACACGAACGCCGGGACGTGGTCCATGCGCAGCCTCGCGGTGAGCGACTCCACCACCCCCACGGCCACGGCGGTCAGGAGGAGGAAGCCGGCCAGGGCGCCGGCCGAGGCCGCGGGCCCCCACGCCGGGGGGATGACCAGGGCGCCCGCCAGGCAGCCGAAGACCGTCATCTTCAGGGCGGCAGCGTACTGGATCAGCGCGAGGTCCGGCCCCGAGTGGTCCAGCACCATCACCTCGTGGATCATGGTGAGTTCCAGGTGGGTGTTGGGGTCGTCCACCGGGACGCGGCACCCCTCGGTGAGCAGCATCAGGAAGAAGGTGAAGAGGGAGAGGGCCAGAGCCACCTGCAGCAGGCCGCCCGGGAGGGCCGGGGACGGGAGCAGGTCGGCGAAGGAGTACGCCCCGCGCGCAGCGCTGAGGGCCCCGAGGACCAGGAAGAACGCCGGCTCCACCAGGCAGGAGAAACTGGCCTCCCGGCAGGCGCCCATCCCCTCGAAGCTGCTCCCCGTGTCCAGCGCGGCGAGGATGGTGAGGAATTTGCCCGGCCCCAGCAGGTAGACGAAGACGATGAAGTCCCCCTGGAAGGAGAACACGGCCCTTCCGCCGGTGAGCGGGAGCATCAGGCCCGCCATGAGCAGCGCCGCCAGGTTGACGGAGGGCGCCAGGGCGAAGACGGGCGTCGTGACGGGGCTGACCACCCGCCCCTTCCGCAGGAGCCGGCGGATGTCGTACAGGGGCTGCAACAGCGGCGCCCCGCGGCGGCCGGCCCACCTCGCCTTCACCCGGTTGACGACCCCGACGAACAGGACCGGGCCGGCCAGGAGGATCAGGAGGTTGAGCGGCACGTGGGTCATGGCCGGCCTCCGCTGGTCGCCACCAGGGCGACAATGAGGAAGAGGATCCCGTAGAGGAGGTACCGCTGGGTGCTCCCGCTCTGGATCCAAGCGAAAGCGCCGGCCAGCCGGTCGATCCCCCGCAGGGCCGGGTTGACCGCCAGGTCCTCCACCGTGTCCGCCGGGTGTGTCTCGAAACGGGCCGCCTTCGGGAACAGCCCCTCGGGCGCTTTCTCGTGGCGCCTCACCCGCACGAACGGCCGGGCGAGGTCCAGGAAGGCGCCCGCGAAAGAGGAGGCGGTGTACTGCATGCGGGGGTTCCCCGCCCGGTAGCCGCAGTCCCAGGTCCGGGCCTCGGCGTGGGGCCCGCGGGCCACGAGCAGCGCCCGCAGGAGCAGAACCGCCGCCGCCAGGCCGACGAAGGCCAGCATCACCGTCGACACCGTCGTCATCCCCTTCAGGCCGGGGAGTGGAGCGCCGGGGTCCAGCCGCGCCAGGAGGCGGACGGGCTGCTCCACCGCCCGCAGCGCGTACTGCGGGAAGAGCCCCACGCCCAGGCAGAGCGCCGCCAGCACCGCCATGGGGACGCGCATCAGGAGGGAGACCTCCCGGGCGTGATCGGCCTCGGGGGTCCGGGGCATCCCCTGGAACACCACGCCGTAGACCTTGGTGAAGCACAGGACCGCCATGACCCCCACCATGGCCAGGCAGGCCGTGGAGAGGACCAGGGCGAAGGAGAGGGTGAACGGCCCGCGGGCGGCGCCGGAGAGGAGCCCCAGGTAGACCAGGAACTCGCTGACGAAGCCGTTGAAGGGGGGCAGCCCGCAGATGGCGGCGCAACCGACGAGGAACAGGGCCCCGGTGACGCGCATCCGCTTGGCGAGGCCGCCGAGCTTTTCCAGGTCGCGGGTGTGCGTCGCCCGGTAGACGGCGCCGGCGCCGTAGAAGAGCAGGCCCTTGAACAGGGAGTGGTTGAGCACGTGGAGGAGTCCGCCGGCGAAGCCGAGGGCCGCCAGGGTCGGGCTGTCGAAGGCGAGGCCCAGCATCCCGGCGCCCAGCCCGAGGCCGATGATCCCGATGTTCTCCACGCTGTGGTAGGCCAGGAGCCGCTTCAGGTCGTGCTGGGCGATGGCGTGGGCCACCCCCGCCAGGGCGGAGACGGCGCCCACCGCCAGCACCACGTACCCCAGGGCGGCGGGCGGGCGGTCCATCCAGAGGACGACCCGCAGCAGGCCGAAGATGCCGGTCTTGATCATGATGCCCGACATCATCCCCGACACGTGGGACGGGGCCGCCGGGTGCGCCCGGGGCAGCCAGGTGTGCAGGGGGACGAAGCCCGCCTTGGTGCCGAAGCCCGCCAGGAAGAGGAAGAAGAACGTGACGGTGAAGGCGTCCCCGTGACCCATCGCCCGCCCGAAGTCGGCGAAGTCGGCGGAGCCGGCGCGCAGGGCCGTTCCCGCCAGGGCCGTCGCCAGGCACAGGGCCCCGGCCTGCATGGCCGCCAGGTAGTAGAGCCCCGCGGAGACGGTCTCGGGGCGCTCGTCCTCGTAGGTCACCAGGAAGAAGGAGGCCAGCGACATGATCTCCCAGACAGCGAAGAAGGCCACCGCGTGCTGGATGACCGTCAGCAGCGACATGGAGGCCAGGAGCAGCGAGAGAAAGAGCCCGTGGGCTTTCGGCCCCGGTTCGGCGCCGGGGCCGGGCCGGAGATAGCCGACGCCGTAGAGGGTCCCCCAGATTCCGCCCAGGGCGAAGACGGCCGTGAAGAAGGCCGCCAGGGGGTCCAGGTGCAACCGGACGGCGCCCAGGGGGGGCGACAAGCGCAGGAGCACCCCCGGCACGTCGATTCCGGCCAGGACCCGGACCGCGGCGTACAGCTGCAGGGCGCCGCCCAGGGCCGCCCCCAAAGCCGTCACCGCCATCCGCCGCCGGGACGGCGCCAGCAGGGAAAGGGCGCCCCCCGCCACCACGATGGCCACGCCCGCGAGATAGATGTGCATGAGGTCCCTCCGGCGGGCCGGCGCGAGAAGCCGCGTCCTGCGGGACGGGAGCCTTCGGTGACCGTCGCCCGGCCGGTCGTCCCCGGCCCGCGGCGCCGGGCCCGGAAGGGTCGGTCCGGCAAGGCCCGCCACGAAAAAGGTGCAAGTATACACCCTGCCGCCCCGAAAAAGGAACCTGTTTTCCTCGCGGGATTGATCCTTCCCAGGGTCTCCGGTATAATGACGTCGTTTTTCGCGAGGAGAGGACATGGCTCCGAGCAACATCTACCTTGACCTGACCCGGGAGTTCAACAGCGGGCGGACCCGGGCCGTCGTTTGTTCGGGCCAGGCCGTCGTGCTGCACCGGCTCGCCATCATGAGCAAGGACGGAGATTGGGTCCTGCGGGATGACGAGGAGGCCCTGTCCCACGTCCTTCGCGTCTTGGCCGCACGGGGAGCGGGATATCGATTCGGCGCCCCCCTGGATCTGCGCTGGCTTCGGGAGGGTTGGAGCGCCCATCTCGAATTCCGGCACGGGCCCCTGCGGGTGCGGACGGACTTTTTCACTCGACCGCCGCGGCTGTCGCCCGAAGAGCTGGACAGGCTGTGGCACGACAGTGAGGGCTGTGAAATTCCTTACGTAAACCTCCGACATCTGGCCTTGCTCAAACGAACCAACCGGGAGAAGGATTACGCCGTGATCGGCGGGATCGCCCGGCGAATGACCGATCCGTCGGAGCGGATCCTCTTTTCTCGCAGCGCGAGAGATCTTCTGGGTTGTTTGCGGGAAACCCCGGATCTTTACCGGGAGATCGCCGCCCTCCGACCGGCCCTTTCAGCGGCCTCCGTCGGGCTGGAAGCCCTGGAAACCGCCCTGGACCGGGAACGCCGGGACCTCATGCACGAAAACGAGCGCCGCCTGATGCGATACGAGCGCGCCTCCAGAGCGTGGCGGGAGGCCTGGCCCGATGTGAGCCGGCTTATGGAAGGCATCGGCCTTCTTGCGGCGCATGACCTCTTGCAGGACCGGGCCGCGGGAGTCCTTCCGTTCACACCGGGGGAAAGGGATGAAAATTGAAGACCAGTTTCTCAGCGAAGAGGACCTCGACCTGGTCAATCTTCCGGAAGACGAACTGATCGCCTGGTGGAACCTCTGGCTCGAACAGGCGCAGGTCACCAACGATCTGGATGAGAACGAGTATGCTCACGGGGTGTTCGCCCGGGGCGACGGTTGAGGTTTTTCATTTCAACAAGACCAATGGGCGCAAGGTGTTCTCTGAAATTCAGGCCCCACTCACGGGGAGGAGGGGGTGTTGGCCGCACATCCGGTGATCGTCACCAGGTCTTGCGGGTGGTGTGGCGCACACACAGTTTTTCGGCAAGCTTGACGTTCGGCTTTCCCGGGGGGTCGGTGATCCAGAGACGGCCTTCCTGATACGATTCAGGGACCGTGGGGACACGAACCACCTCCTCCGGATCCAGCATGCACACCGGCGTACCCAGCAGGTTCCGGGTACCCTTGCCGCACTGGACCCGCCGCCAGAGTTCCCCGGTCATGCAGACGTACAGCTCGTTGTTGAGCGTTTTCGCCACGAACGCGGGTGGACAGGGCGCCGGAAGATCGTTCCGAGCCAGGCAACGCACCAGGATGCCGCCCAGGGTGTGCAGGGCCTGGGTGAACCCGCAACGCCGGCAGCGGAAACCGTCGGTCAGCGGAATCCGGTTTGAATAAACGAAGTCCGCTGCCGGCGAACCGACCAGTTCCGAGAACCGCGTACGGAGTTTCTGACGCCCCACGTAATCCACCGCTCGAAACCGGAGGCCCTCCCGGGCTTCCTCGGGCAGAAGACTCACGAAAGCGTCCGAAAAGATGTCCCCTGTCTGTTTCCAATCGAGGGCGCCGTCACTGCCGGCCGGCAGCCAATTGTAGCGGGGCGGGGTCGAAGGGTCCCCCCGGCGGCGGTTGCCGCAGGCCGTGCACAACCCGCCGTCTGGACCGGACTTCTCGGGCGGGAGGCTGTGTACACCGTCATTCGGCCGGATCAGGTAGATTGCCGGCTTCGTGTAACGCGCGGGGAGTGTATCGTCCGGCAGGGGGCGGTCATAGTCGATCACCGCTTCTCCGTCGCCGAAGCGTTCGCAGAGCAGTTCGACCATCCGTCCCTCCGCCTCGGAGAGGCTATTCCCGCGGGCGGTGACCGTGTCGTCCCGGAGGAGGGTGATCTCGAACCCCGCCCGGCCTTTTTTCCAGCTGCAAAGGTAAACGTTTCCTTCCATGAACATTCCCCCGTCGAAACCGATTTTCCGCCCCACCCGGGACCACGGTGGCGGGCAAGGCCTGAGAATGGCTGGGAAAGTCCCGGGACACGGGCTGAACATAGCAGTCGAAGCCCCGGACGTCAATACCGGAGAGTCGTTGCCGGCTGAGGACGAAAGCAGGACACCCCCTCGCGCAGCCAAGGGATGCCAGGTGCGCTTCACCTGGGGAGTGCGGCGCGCAGGCTTCCGGAGCGCCGCTTTGAACCTGGCCGAGGGAGAGGCGCGCAGGCTTCCGGAGCGCCGTCGCAAGGGGCCTGCCGGTCTTCCACGGGGACGTTCCCCGACTGGCGCGCGCCGTCTACCCCGAGTCGTTCAAGCCGGTTTTCGGACCGAAAACGCGCGGATCCCGGAGGCGTCCGCTGCGGATGGGGAACCGCCGCGGACGTTCCGGGAAAAGGACGACAGGCGGCAAGCTCTGTTCAAACCCGCCTTCGGGGCCGTGAGGACGGCATTACCGCGGGTTCCTAGACCCCGGCGACGCCCGGCAGGCGATGGGTGCTTCAGGTGAGCGGAGAATATCGGCGACGACCGGCAGGCGAGGGATACTCTGAGTAAACGGGAAAAAACAGCGCCGCCCGGGAGGCGGCGCGTACTTCTGGCTGCGGCTGGAAACGGCGCCGCCCGGCAGGCGGCGCGTACTTTCCGGTTATTCCTGGACGATCTTGAGGGCCTCGCGGGTGAAGTTGGCCGTGGCGAACTCCTTGTCCATGGTGATGGCTTCCTTGGGGCAGACCTCGGCGCACCGGGCGCAGTGGGTGCAGCGGTCGAGGTAGAGGATCATCCGGAACTTCTTGACGGGTTTGGGGGGCGGCGCGTCCGGCGACTCCGGCGGCGGCGTCTCGGTCTTCACCAGTTCGATCTCGATGGCCTCGGAAGTGCAGTCCCGCACGCAGGCCTTGCAGCCGATGCACTTGGGCGCCTCGAACCGCGGGGTGCCCCGGAAACCATCCGGGATTTCGGGCTGCTCGAAGGGATACATCCGGGTCACCGGGTGGGTGTGAAGGTTCTTCATGAGCTCGGGGACCATGGAGCCAACTTTGGTCATGTCACACCACTCCTTTCGCCTTCAGGAAGAGGGCGATGAGAAACTGCACCAGGCTCAGGGGCGCCAGGTACTTCCAGCTGAACGAAACGATCTGGTCGATGCGGATGCGTCCGCAGGCAGCGCGGATGACGGCGAGAAGGGCGACCACCACGACGGTCTTGAGGACCAGCTGGACGGTGCCCCAGATCAGCCCGCCGCCGAAGCCCCCCATGAAGAGGGTCGCGATGAGGGCCGCCCCCACCAGCATCAGGATATCCTTCTGCAGACGGAAGATGGCCAGCTTCTTCCCGGTGTACTCCGTCAGGGGGCCGCCTACCACCTCGGTTTCCGCCTCGGGGATGTCGAAGGGGACCCGCTCCAGCTTGGCCTGCAGCGCCAGGACGGCCACGATGAAGGCGAGGACCTGGACCGCGAGGATCCAGGGCGCCCCGGACGTCCAGGGGAAGCGGGCGATGGTGGCGATCTTCCAGCTCCCGGCCAGCACCGCCGGGGTCAGGAGGGCCAGGAAGAAGGGCACCTCGTAGGCGAAGAGCTGGGTCAGGACGCGGGAGGCCCCGATGAGGCTGAAGGGGCTCACCGAGAACCACCCCGCGAGGAAGAGGACGAAGGAGGGGATGGCGAGCAGGTAAGCCACGACGATCAGGTCGCCCTCGAAGGAGTTGTAGGCCGTCAGGTGCCACACGGGCAGGTAGAGCCCCGCGGCGCAGACCGAGGCCAGGGAGACCGCCGGCATCAGGTTGAACATGAACCGGTCGGCGGACTTCGGCGTGATGTCCTCCTTGGCGAAGAGCTTGACGATGTCCGCCACGGGCTGGAGCACCCCCGCCCACCCCGTGTAGAGGGGGCCGCGGCGGTTCTGCATCCGGGCGTAGAGCTTCCGGTCCAGCCACTCCAGGTAGGTGGAGAAGACGGACTGGAACAAGAAGCCCGGAAAGACCAGAAGGTACAGGCAAACCTTGACTGCTTCCATCGCTTACCTCGTGATTACAGGCTGATGCCCTTGTTTTTCCGATACCATTCGACGCCGTGGCGGCGCAGTTCCTCCCAGGTGGTGAGCCGCGGCCCGCGCTTGAGGTCGTTGAGCAGGACCGTGGTCCGGTCCGTGCAGGAGAAGCACGGGTCGATGGAGGCCACGGCGATGGGGATGTCCGCCACGAAGGACCCGATGACGGACTCCACGGCGGCCTCCAGGTTCCCCATGGTGGGGGCGCGCACCTTCACCCGCTCCGGTTTGTCGGTGCCGTTGGCACGGACGTAGTGGACGTCCTCGCCCCGAGGGGCTTCGTACAGGCTCACCGCCGCGCCTTCCGGCACGCGCCGCGGGACCTTCTTGACGGCGATGTCGCCCTCGGGAAGGTTCTTGAGCAGCTGCTCGATGATCTTGATGGACTCCACCATCTCGAACACCCGCACCAGCACCCGGCCGAAGATGTCGCAGTGGTCGTCGGTGATGAGTTTGAAATCCATGTCGGCATAAGCGGCGTAGGGGTCGTCCTTGCGGACGTCGCGGGCCACGTTGCTGGCCCGGGCGAAGGGCCCTACGGCGCACATCTGGCGGGCGCGCTCGGTGGTGAGCACCCCGACGCCCTTGATGCGGGCGATGAAGGTGGGCTCGTTGGTCCCGATGTTGGCGTAGTAGTCCAGGCGCTTCTTGAGGATTTCCACCATGTCGAGGATTTTTTTGCGTTGCTCCCCGGTGATGTCCCGGCGGACCCCGCCGATGGTGTTGGCGGCGTAGTTCACCCGGTTGCCGGTCATTTCCTCCAGGATGGCCATGACGACCTCGCGGTCGCGCCAGACCAGCATGAAGAGGGTGTCGAAGCCCACCTCGTGGGCCGCCACGCCGAGCCAGAGCAGGTGGCTGTGCAGGCGCTCCAGTTCGCACACCAGCATGCGGAGGTAAAGGCCCCGCTTCGGGACCTCGACCTTGAGGATCTCCTCCACCGCCTGGACGAAGCAGGTGGTGTGGGAGTGCGAGCAGATGCCGCAGATCCGCTCCAAAAGGTACAAGCACTGGTAATAGTTCCGCTCCTCGCAGGCCTTCTCCATCCCCCGGTGATTGTACCCCAGCCGGATGCGGGCCCCCACGATCTCCTCGCCGCGGATGTCGAAATCGAACTTGGCCGGTTCCTTGAGGAACGGGTGCTGCGGTCCCACGGGGATTCGCATGGTTTCAGGTTCCATCGGTGCCTCCTTGCCTTCCTGAAATTAGACGGACGTCTCCCGTCTAGGGGTTAGAGGCGCTTTCCCCCTCGGCCGATTCATCGGGTTCGGGGGCGGCGCCGGGCCGGGGTATCTTCACGTCCTTCCGGAGCGGGTAGACCCCCTCGGGCCAGTCGTCGGGGAGGGCCTGCCGGCGGAGGTCGGGGTGCCCCACCGGGACGATGCCCAGGATGTCGTGGGTCTCCCGCTCGTACACCATGGCGCCCGGCAGGATCATGGCCAGGGAGGGGACCGACGGTTTCTCCC carries:
- a CDS encoding 4Fe-4S binding protein, which codes for MYRLIYSRYRHGRPAVPDPRTAPVAAPFRGLPGVRPDACTACGACAGVCPSKAVAPSPLSLDLGRCVFCGECAKACPAGALAFTVEHRLASDRRESLVLGAGTPAGGRPAVVVRADLRKRFKRSLKLRQVSAGGCNGCEAELNACGNVNFDMGRYGIEFVASPRHADGIVITGPVSANMAAALEDTLLATPEPRIVVAAGACAISGGVFDGAPGVSREFFARHPVDLYVPGCPPHPLTVINGLLALLGRAR
- a CDS encoding NADH-quinone oxidoreductase subunit C; its protein translation is MMKWLEIRNQERAPWRDVPVADPADLASDLVEKGDAGHRVVAFFGLREAGGVRLVAVTADDDRSLLHAASAKIPDGGAFPSATPGNPAVHLFEREIFEQFGVRPEGHPWLKPVRYAWDRADRSLEPESYPFFAMAGEEVHEVAVGPVHAGVIEPGHFRFQCTGERVHHLEIQLGYQHRGVETLLEAEPQMRDLQRCLLAESIAGDSAVAHAWACCGLLEALGEARVGDRGAALRAVGLELERAGNHLGDLSALCNDVAYLSGSAIFGALRTLTINSSLALCGSRYGRGLVRPGGVGPDPDGETAARIRRTLAAVAADAALIADVVASSAGVLSRMERTGTVSPETARRIGLVGPAGRASGLPVDVRRSHPVGTYRATALDRVRALGGDVLARAEVRVQEIARSAAMIDAWLGGLPEGSAGCTAIPPAAGAYLAVSMVEGWRGETVHVGITDDAGRIARHKVVDPSFHNWFGLALAVRGCGISDFPLCNKSFNLSYCGFDL
- a CDS encoding NADH-quinone oxidoreductase subunit H; amino-acid sequence: MTHVPLNLLILLAGPVLFVGVVNRVKARWAGRRGAPLLQPLYDIRRLLRKGRVVSPVTTPVFALAPSVNLAALLMAGLMLPLTGGRAVFSFQGDFIVFVYLLGPGKFLTILAALDTGSSFEGMGACREASFSCLVEPAFFLVLGALSAARGAYSFADLLPSPALPGGLLQVALALSLFTFFLMLLTEGCRVPVDDPNTHLELTMIHEVMVLDHSGPDLALIQYAAALKMTVFGCLAGALVIPPAWGPAASAGALAGFLLLTAVAVGVVESLTARLRMDHVPAFVSLMSANGLVVLVILLLGRFGGLS
- a CDS encoding oxidoreductase, with the translated sequence MHIYLAGVAIVVAGGALSLLAPSRRRMAVTALGAALGGALQLYAAVRVLAGIDVPGVLLRLSPPLGAVRLHLDPLAAFFTAVFALGGIWGTLYGVGYLRPGPGAEPGPKAHGLFLSLLLASMSLLTVIQHAVAFFAVWEIMSLASFFLVTYEDERPETVSAGLYYLAAMQAGALCLATALAGTALRAGSADFADFGRAMGHGDAFTVTFFFLFLAGFGTKAGFVPLHTWLPRAHPAAPSHVSGMMSGIMIKTGIFGLLRVVLWMDRPPAALGYVVLAVGAVSALAGVAHAIAQHDLKRLLAYHSVENIGIIGLGLGAGMLGLAFDSPTLAALGFAGGLLHVLNHSLFKGLLFYGAGAVYRATHTRDLEKLGGLAKRMRVTGALFLVGCAAICGLPPFNGFVSEFLVYLGLLSGAARGPFTLSFALVLSTACLAMVGVMAVLCFTKVYGVVFQGMPRTPEADHAREVSLLMRVPMAVLAALCLGVGLFPQYALRAVEQPVRLLARLDPGAPLPGLKGMTTVSTVMLAFVGLAAAVLLLRALLVARGPHAEARTWDCGYRAGNPRMQYTASSFAGAFLDLARPFVRVRRHEKAPEGLFPKAARFETHPADTVEDLAVNPALRGIDRLAGAFAWIQSGSTQRYLLYGILFLIVALVATSGGRP
- a CDS encoding 4Fe-4S dicluster domain-containing protein, which codes for MTKVGSMVPELMKNLHTHPVTRMYPFEQPEIPDGFRGTPRFEAPKCIGCKACVRDCTSEAIEIELVKTETPPPESPDAPPPKPVKKFRMILYLDRCTHCARCAEVCPKEAITMDKEFATANFTREALKIVQE
- a CDS encoding NADH-quinone oxidoreductase subunit H, with the translated sequence MEAVKVCLYLLVFPGFLFQSVFSTYLEWLDRKLYARMQNRRGPLYTGWAGVLQPVADIVKLFAKEDITPKSADRFMFNLMPAVSLASVCAAGLYLPVWHLTAYNSFEGDLIVVAYLLAIPSFVLFLAGWFSVSPFSLIGASRVLTQLFAYEVPFFLALLTPAVLAGSWKIATIARFPWTSGAPWILAVQVLAFIVAVLALQAKLERVPFDIPEAETEVVGGPLTEYTGKKLAIFRLQKDILMLVGAALIATLFMGGFGGGLIWGTVQLVLKTVVVVALLAVIRAACGRIRIDQIVSFSWKYLAPLSLVQFLIALFLKAKGVV